A window of Pirellula sp. SH-Sr6A contains these coding sequences:
- a CDS encoding tagaturonate epimerase family protein translates to MLILSQYSFGVGDRFAHQAKAQLAAFQMLEKAGHVVAPVWNKSNREHNFVGSEPISVLEAAQSAVNALGWKHPWHVDADHIQLATVDRFLDCSDFFTIDVADSIGKTASADEIERFVDRHPELHSAIRVDGIADPLELNKDFVRRVASKYLLAVKQAALIYQHIATKKGTDRLIAEVSMDETDSPQTPPELLVILAALADENVPLQTIAPKFTGRFNKGVDYVGDLQQFEKEFRDDIAVLAHCSKTYGLPSNLKLSVHSGSDKFSLYPIIHRCLKDTGAGIHVKTAGTTWLEEVIGLAEAGGDGLELANEMYTYAYEHVDELCAPYASVIDIQSARLPAPQTVRSWSGAEFAQAIRHIPAHPRFCADMRQLLHVSFKLAAKAGSRYTGLLVANESVVAEQVTTNLWQRHLRPIFVGS, encoded by the coding sequence ATGCTAATCCTTTCCCAGTATTCATTCGGTGTCGGCGATCGATTTGCGCACCAGGCGAAAGCCCAGCTAGCTGCATTCCAGATGTTAGAAAAAGCTGGACACGTCGTAGCCCCGGTGTGGAACAAATCCAATCGAGAGCATAACTTTGTCGGTTCGGAACCCATCAGCGTGCTGGAGGCTGCCCAATCGGCTGTGAACGCATTGGGATGGAAGCACCCCTGGCATGTCGATGCGGATCACATCCAATTGGCGACTGTGGATCGATTTCTCGATTGTTCCGATTTTTTTACAATCGATGTCGCAGATTCCATTGGGAAGACGGCATCAGCGGACGAAATCGAACGATTTGTGGACCGACACCCCGAACTGCATAGCGCGATTCGCGTCGACGGAATCGCCGATCCGCTCGAACTCAATAAGGACTTCGTACGCCGCGTTGCCTCCAAATACCTCTTGGCGGTTAAACAAGCGGCACTCATTTATCAGCACATCGCGACGAAAAAGGGAACGGATCGTTTGATTGCCGAGGTTTCCATGGATGAAACCGATTCGCCCCAAACACCTCCCGAGTTGCTGGTCATCCTCGCCGCACTAGCCGACGAAAACGTTCCATTGCAAACAATTGCACCGAAGTTTACGGGACGATTCAACAAGGGTGTGGATTATGTGGGAGATCTGCAACAGTTCGAAAAAGAATTTCGAGATGACATCGCGGTGTTGGCCCATTGCTCTAAAACCTACGGCCTACCATCTAATTTGAAGTTGAGTGTCCACAGCGGGAGCGACAAATTCAGTCTCTATCCGATCATCCACCGGTGCTTAAAGGACACGGGGGCAGGCATTCACGTGAAAACCGCGGGAACGACCTGGCTGGAAGAAGTCATTGGACTTGCTGAGGCTGGTGGTGACGGACTTGAGTTGGCAAACGAGATGTACACTTATGCTTATGAACATGTCGATGAGCTTTGCGCCCCTTATGCGAGTGTCATCGACATTCAATCCGCTCGATTGCCGGCGCCGCAAACGGTGCGGAGCTGGTCAGGAGCAGAGTTTGCCCAAGCCATTCGGCACATCCCTGCTCATCCTCGATTTTGCGCGGACATGAGGCAACTGCTTCACGTCTCCTTCAAATTGGCAGCCAAAGCGGGGAGCCGATACACAGGATTGTTAGTGGCCAACGAATCGGTCGTGGCCGAGCAAGTCACAACCAATTTGTGGCAGCGCCACCTTCGGCCGATTTTTGTCGGCTCGTAA
- a CDS encoding PDZ domain-containing protein — translation MRWRANRLLFILSILAVGGEVIRCDVPTMAQEQPVSPKAESPDKPQSTPVAEPKANTEEANPKPNEATPAASDQSPPRERPARGQGRTSEAPDSRLERIEKQLLEITKSLQGMQKESEKPTAPTKVDQPAAESPVKATPAEEKKEWDGVLSKEWLKGIRWRNVGPANMGGRIVDLAVNENSPSTWWAATASGGLLKTTNNGISFEMQFDREATVSIGAVAVSKSNPDIVWVGTGENNPRNSVSYGDGVYKSTDGGKTWKNMGLKKTFQIGEIVVHPTDPNTVYVGALGRLYGSNEERGVYKTTDGGETWDRCFYLDDRTGIMEMQMHPTDPNTLIVTAWERLRDGFDSWPGNEIPIPEGYDGYDPIRKWGPASGIYKTTDAGKNWKKLTNGLPTGQLGRIGIDWFRKDPNILFAIVDSENTGKGPQPLNVNWGAVGADVDGKIVITQVYPKSPAQTGGIQTGDVVIAMGEQELKSFDEILDSLRKKKGGDSVSLTVQRGDEKKTLEIKLTNRGGRAGATPQQGVWFGGIGEDVDQGVKLTQVNPESPAGKASLQVDDILVEFDGQPAKAWSEVVSTVTSKKAGDKVKVKFLRDDETKELEMTLENRPTQPGSQQPAAPARTYVGFQGANAEKGGALLTEITADSPAEKAGLMKGDVVKGVNKKSIGTYRELTTMLAELNVGDKLNFEVARATEMKEIEVIAAERPAPVRPYTASLGGQAANVQDQQGAKGFEYGGVYKSTDGGESWTRINSVHSRPMYFSVIRVDPNDDQKIYLLGVSQFKSVDGGITFDESLGRSVHADGHSLWVDPKDGNHMIIGVDGGVYVTYDQGRNWDHLNTLPIGQFYHVAISPKYPYYLYGGLQDNGTWGGPALSLSGRGPVNEDWVSVGGGDGFMCRVDPNDPDLVYWTSQNGAMGRRNMKTGERASIRPRNVEGQPAYRFNWNTPFILSNANSKVFYAAGNYVFRSMDRGNNLERISPEITLTKRGSATALSESPLDSNVLYVGTDDGALWVTKDGGKSWSEIAKGLDLPAPRWVATVEASRFAPGRVYITLDGHRSNDDEPYAFVSEDFGATWKSIRSNLPWGSTRCLRESPFNENVLLVGTEFHVFASANRGGTWNSLNTNLPTVPVFDFAFHPNNGEVVAATHGRSLWIADITPLNQFAVQQSNAAPHLFKPLTAIRWRREPARGGTNRSYAGENPPSGAILYYSLSKKAKEAVVRIANAEGETIREIRGPVEPGLHRVVWDLVSSPPPRGRGESAGGGRGDSGPRRGSGGTGGGRATAAPSGTYKVTLTVDGKDLSHELRLVSDPNVTALNDLLGTETEYDVWFGDEEAVEEEEEEEENEGVQSGLRERIHD, via the coding sequence ATGCGTTGGCGTGCTAACCGACTGCTATTTATTCTGTCGATCCTCGCGGTAGGCGGCGAAGTGATTCGTTGCGACGTCCCCACCATGGCGCAGGAGCAACCTGTTTCTCCTAAGGCCGAATCTCCGGACAAACCGCAGTCCACACCCGTGGCGGAGCCAAAGGCCAATACCGAGGAAGCGAATCCTAAACCGAACGAAGCAACTCCCGCCGCTTCGGATCAATCCCCACCTCGAGAAAGACCAGCACGAGGCCAAGGTCGCACCTCGGAGGCGCCCGATTCGCGTTTGGAACGCATTGAAAAACAACTTCTTGAAATCACCAAATCCCTCCAGGGGATGCAGAAGGAATCCGAAAAACCGACTGCACCAACCAAAGTCGACCAACCTGCTGCCGAGTCCCCTGTCAAAGCGACGCCCGCCGAAGAAAAGAAAGAATGGGATGGCGTTCTTTCCAAAGAGTGGCTCAAAGGAATTCGATGGCGTAATGTCGGCCCCGCGAATATGGGGGGACGAATTGTTGATCTTGCCGTCAACGAAAACTCCCCGTCGACATGGTGGGCCGCGACTGCATCCGGTGGGCTACTGAAGACAACCAATAATGGCATCTCCTTCGAAATGCAGTTTGATCGGGAGGCAACCGTTTCGATCGGTGCCGTCGCTGTATCAAAGAGCAATCCGGACATTGTTTGGGTTGGAACGGGAGAGAATAATCCTCGCAATTCGGTCTCATATGGAGATGGAGTCTACAAATCGACCGACGGTGGCAAAACGTGGAAGAACATGGGGCTTAAAAAGACGTTTCAAATCGGAGAAATCGTCGTTCACCCCACAGACCCAAACACGGTGTACGTCGGAGCGTTAGGACGACTTTACGGTTCCAATGAGGAGCGCGGTGTCTACAAGACAACCGATGGCGGCGAAACATGGGATCGATGTTTTTATCTCGACGATCGGACTGGGATTATGGAGATGCAGATGCACCCCACGGATCCCAACACTCTCATTGTGACCGCTTGGGAACGCCTGCGCGACGGTTTTGACAGCTGGCCCGGAAACGAAATACCGATTCCCGAAGGCTATGACGGATACGACCCCATTCGCAAATGGGGACCTGCAAGCGGCATTTATAAAACGACCGATGCAGGCAAAAACTGGAAAAAATTGACCAACGGACTTCCTACTGGCCAATTGGGGAGAATCGGAATCGACTGGTTCCGCAAAGATCCGAATATCCTCTTTGCCATCGTTGACAGCGAGAATACTGGAAAGGGACCTCAACCACTAAACGTAAACTGGGGGGCGGTGGGTGCAGACGTCGATGGCAAGATTGTCATCACTCAGGTCTACCCCAAAAGTCCCGCGCAAACGGGCGGGATACAGACCGGGGATGTGGTCATTGCTATGGGTGAGCAAGAGCTGAAGTCGTTTGATGAAATACTCGATTCACTTCGAAAGAAGAAAGGTGGCGATTCGGTTTCGCTGACGGTTCAGCGCGGAGACGAAAAGAAGACGCTCGAAATCAAACTGACCAATCGAGGTGGGCGAGCAGGGGCAACGCCGCAACAAGGAGTTTGGTTCGGAGGAATCGGCGAAGATGTCGATCAAGGCGTCAAGCTTACCCAAGTCAATCCGGAGAGCCCCGCAGGAAAGGCGTCGCTTCAGGTCGACGATATTCTAGTCGAATTCGATGGACAACCGGCGAAAGCTTGGTCCGAGGTTGTCAGCACCGTCACCTCCAAAAAGGCCGGTGACAAAGTGAAGGTGAAGTTCCTTCGCGATGACGAGACCAAAGAACTAGAAATGACCTTGGAAAACCGTCCCACCCAACCCGGTTCGCAACAACCCGCTGCACCGGCTCGCACTTACGTTGGATTCCAAGGGGCGAATGCAGAAAAAGGGGGCGCTCTCCTCACTGAAATCACAGCCGATAGTCCCGCTGAGAAAGCAGGATTGATGAAAGGAGACGTGGTGAAGGGAGTCAACAAGAAGAGTATCGGCACCTACCGCGAATTGACCACCATGCTGGCGGAACTCAACGTTGGAGACAAACTCAATTTTGAAGTAGCACGTGCGACGGAGATGAAGGAAATAGAAGTCATTGCTGCAGAGCGACCCGCTCCCGTCCGTCCTTATACCGCTTCCCTCGGCGGGCAAGCGGCGAATGTGCAGGACCAGCAGGGAGCGAAAGGCTTCGAATACGGCGGTGTCTACAAATCCACCGACGGGGGCGAATCGTGGACACGAATCAATAGCGTCCATTCGCGCCCCATGTACTTCAGTGTCATCCGTGTCGACCCGAACGATGACCAAAAGATTTATCTGTTGGGTGTCTCTCAATTCAAATCGGTGGATGGAGGGATTACCTTTGACGAAAGCTTAGGTCGCTCCGTTCACGCCGATGGCCACTCCCTATGGGTCGATCCCAAGGACGGGAATCACATGATCATCGGAGTCGATGGTGGTGTGTACGTGACCTATGATCAAGGCCGCAACTGGGATCACCTGAATACCTTGCCGATCGGCCAGTTCTATCATGTTGCGATCTCGCCTAAATATCCCTACTACTTGTACGGAGGATTGCAGGACAATGGTACTTGGGGGGGCCCAGCACTCTCCCTTTCGGGACGGGGCCCCGTCAACGAAGATTGGGTCTCGGTGGGTGGCGGCGACGGTTTTATGTGCCGCGTCGATCCGAACGATCCCGATCTTGTTTATTGGACCAGCCAGAACGGCGCGATGGGTCGCAGGAATATGAAAACAGGGGAACGAGCTTCGATTCGTCCTCGCAACGTCGAAGGTCAACCGGCCTATCGATTCAACTGGAATACTCCGTTCATACTTTCTAACGCCAATTCCAAAGTGTTTTATGCGGCAGGTAACTATGTCTTCCGATCCATGGACCGCGGTAACAATCTGGAGAGAATCTCACCGGAAATCACCCTGACGAAACGAGGCTCCGCAACGGCATTGTCCGAGTCGCCACTCGACTCCAACGTGCTTTACGTCGGGACCGACGATGGAGCGCTCTGGGTAACCAAAGATGGTGGTAAGTCGTGGAGTGAGATCGCGAAAGGATTGGATCTACCAGCACCTCGTTGGGTGGCTACGGTGGAAGCGTCTCGTTTCGCGCCCGGGCGTGTCTATATCACTCTCGACGGTCACCGATCCAACGACGACGAGCCCTACGCATTTGTTTCGGAAGACTTCGGTGCAACCTGGAAATCGATCCGTTCGAACCTCCCCTGGGGCTCCACGCGCTGCCTTCGAGAATCCCCCTTCAACGAGAATGTTTTGCTGGTCGGAACCGAATTCCATGTGTTCGCTTCTGCGAACCGAGGAGGGACTTGGAACTCGCTGAACACGAATCTTCCGACCGTTCCGGTCTTCGACTTCGCATTCCATCCGAATAATGGTGAAGTTGTCGCAGCGACCCACGGCCGAAGCCTTTGGATCGCAGATATCACTCCGTTGAACCAATTCGCAGTGCAACAATCGAATGCCGCCCCCCACTTGTTCAAACCGTTAACAGCCATTCGATGGCGCCGAGAACCAGCCCGCGGTGGCACGAATCGCTCGTACGCGGGCGAGAATCCCCCCAGTGGTGCGATCCTCTACTATTCGCTTTCGAAGAAGGCCAAGGAGGCCGTCGTGCGCATCGCCAATGCAGAGGGAGAGACAATTCGTGAGATCCGCGGGCCTGTAGAGCCGGGCTTGCACCGCGTGGTTTGGGATCTAGTCTCATCCCCTCCTCCACGTGGCCGAGGTGAATCGGCTGGTGGTGGTCGGGGCGATTCCGGGCCGCGACGCGGCTCGGGAGGTACGGGCGGAGGGCGCGCGACAGCGGCTCCTTCGGGAACCTACAAAGTCACGTTGACCGTTGATGGAAAAGATCTGTCACATGAACTGCGATTGGTTTCGGATCCCAATGTCACAGCCTTGAACGACCTGCTTGGAACCGAAACCGAATACGATGTTTGGTTCGGCGACGAAGAAGCCGTCGAGGAAGAAGAAGAGGAAGAAGAGAACGAGGGAGTTCAATCCGGATTGCGCGAGCGAATCCACGATTAG
- a CDS encoding DUF1501 domain-containing protein yields the protein MRILHSQLGSDSSFVPSRRDLLQRLGTGLGTFGLAAVLEKQSLLGQESHGVASPQNPLAPKPPMFRPRAKRIIHLFMNGGPSQVDTFDPKPALEKYDGQRPPGSNLKTERKTGGLMKSPFRFGRHGESGLEISEIFPHLSTCADDLCVIRSMHTNIPNHEPSLLMMTSGETQPTRPSMGSWLLYGLGTENENLPGFVVLCPGKPVVGPALWGNRFLPGIYQGAQINNSKLDPESVIRDIKNASITPVAQREQLDLLKQLNQIHLEQRGGNDNPLEARIQSLEMAFRMQTEAQDVFDLSQETQATRDAYGKGEFADGCLAARRLVERGVRMVQVFYGNGQPWDDHENIADHAQKAKAVDQPIAALIKDLKARGLFEDTLILWGGEFGRTPVSEGAKGRDHNNHGFSVWLAGGGVKGGMVYGATDEFGFAAVENKVHVHDLHATILHLMGIDHEKLTYRYSGRDFRLTDVHGQIVQGILA from the coding sequence ATGAGAATCCTTCACTCGCAGTTAGGCTCTGATTCCTCGTTCGTCCCATCCCGTCGCGACCTGCTCCAACGACTCGGAACAGGGCTGGGCACGTTCGGATTGGCCGCTGTTTTGGAAAAGCAAAGCCTTTTGGGTCAAGAGTCCCATGGCGTTGCATCGCCTCAAAACCCTCTCGCCCCGAAGCCTCCGATGTTTCGTCCTCGTGCCAAGAGAATCATCCATCTGTTTATGAACGGTGGTCCTTCTCAAGTCGACACCTTCGATCCTAAGCCCGCTCTAGAAAAATACGATGGACAGCGCCCCCCCGGATCGAATCTCAAGACAGAGCGAAAGACGGGCGGGCTGATGAAGTCACCGTTTCGTTTTGGCCGTCATGGCGAGTCAGGGTTGGAAATCAGCGAGATTTTCCCCCACCTGAGCACCTGCGCTGACGACTTGTGCGTGATCCGTTCCATGCACACCAATATTCCGAATCACGAGCCATCGCTCTTGATGATGACCAGTGGGGAAACGCAACCCACGAGACCGTCGATGGGCTCATGGTTGCTATATGGATTGGGCACTGAAAACGAAAACCTTCCTGGATTCGTCGTGCTCTGTCCAGGAAAACCCGTCGTGGGTCCCGCGTTGTGGGGAAATCGATTCCTCCCTGGAATTTACCAAGGAGCACAGATCAACAATTCGAAACTAGACCCAGAGAGCGTGATTCGCGACATCAAGAATGCATCGATAACTCCCGTTGCCCAACGGGAACAACTCGATCTCCTTAAGCAGCTGAATCAAATACATCTAGAACAACGGGGCGGTAACGACAACCCACTGGAAGCCAGGATTCAATCTTTAGAGATGGCGTTTCGAATGCAGACGGAAGCACAGGATGTTTTCGATTTGAGCCAGGAGACGCAGGCGACCAGAGACGCCTACGGAAAAGGAGAGTTCGCCGACGGATGCTTGGCGGCGCGTCGCCTCGTCGAACGGGGAGTGAGAATGGTTCAGGTTTTCTACGGTAACGGACAACCATGGGATGATCATGAAAACATCGCAGACCATGCTCAAAAAGCAAAAGCGGTCGATCAACCCATCGCGGCCTTGATCAAAGATTTGAAGGCGAGAGGATTGTTCGAAGACACGCTCATTCTTTGGGGCGGTGAATTCGGCCGAACTCCCGTTTCAGAAGGAGCCAAAGGACGCGATCACAACAACCATGGTTTTTCCGTGTGGCTCGCGGGGGGTGGCGTAAAAGGAGGAATGGTTTACGGCGCAACCGACGAATTCGGTTTCGCAGCGGTGGAGAACAAAGTTCACGTGCATGACCTCCATGCCACCATCCTCCATTTGATGGGAATCGATCATGAAAAACTAACCTACCGTTATTCAGGACGAGATTTTCGTCTCACGGATGTTCATGGGCAAATCGTACAAGGTATCTTGGCATAA